The following proteins come from a genomic window of Streptomyces sp. NBC_00539:
- a CDS encoding PAS domain-containing protein codes for MSSRPSRGAARLAAILDALPDALLLVNANGTVVNANSIALEIMESPGTGLVGRGVLDLLPEFDSKLIPGSMRRPGDDEEGRAKPKRMTARRTDGSEFPVEVTAAHLDGRDAYREPQPAYTGDELLMLVVRDLSQTVDTEAELARSQRQTEMILRAAAEGVVGTDTDGRVVLVNPAAAQILGYRATDLGNRELHGLIQHSRADGSPFPFEESPLADTLRSGRKHRVRSQVLWNKAGQPVSVDLTTSPVRDGELLVGAVMTFTDRRPYDALAARHAQLLAVLGESLRGPLEELRGELATLAADDAGQLWPEANQLLHHLAAGYSRMTTLVDNVLGYQRLDAGSDKLAKEKTLINKVVAAGVDGAVELIGPGRAQFAVHAPTIEAEVDGERIATALAHLVADVAGVDATGKTRQGSGYSDSTIVVAAAQRGDVVRIEVRGPYEGGNPVHEPIVRGIVAAHGGVLQTVDVPGAPGGTYVLELPLGAGAGTVTLPDPEPESEPEPVEPPAAGAGAKPDGGDGAGARGESGGRRARRGVDAFLDDADGAKPREGGGALALSSGRRRADGTLDGAGPGGPELAQSPVNPAGLGTGRRRGRDGDGSADHHDGPDASRRPGGPQPVAPQPAPSQPVSAQPAVPQPAPQQPVPPQGTGMPALPPVPPVPPVPLTQHPAGRRRALGPAAPAGPAAGPFAQQGGPVPATGLAAPVPQRPIAPEGGFALPAGPTPAPAPGAVAASAAGAVPAPAEAGPDAPAGRRGRRVLGAPVADAPEAAPAAAPEAPGPVPPTGRRRALPEAPAWPVPAARTASEDGGPEAGTGAGPAPVPAARQPQDGPSEAAQPISVRALGTLGQGISVDAGGSGRRRRLSEPAPQGRAFAIGAPEAGSAEGPEPLDGPGGAVEVVNRPVPLPVDDELPPEPLDNPRRLLVWPAPDAQTQQALSDRGYRPVIVHSREEVDAQIAAFPAALFVDPLTGPITRTALQSLRQAAVAAEVPVLVTAGLGHATREAAYGADPAVLLKALAPRDSEQHPSRVLLIEEHDEIATALTAALERRGMQVARAGADTDAVELATRVRPNLVVMDLMQVRRRRAGIVDWLRANGQLNRTPLVVYTATGIDPAELPRLASGESVLFLAERSTTADVQGRIVDLLAKIGTN; via the coding sequence GTGAGCAGCAGGCCATCCCGAGGCGCTGCTCGCCTCGCAGCAATACTCGACGCGCTTCCTGACGCGCTGTTGCTCGTCAACGCCAACGGCACCGTGGTGAACGCGAATTCGATCGCCCTCGAAATCATGGAGAGCCCCGGCACCGGCCTCGTCGGCCGTGGAGTGCTGGACCTCCTGCCCGAGTTCGACTCGAAGCTCATCCCCGGCTCGATGCGCCGTCCCGGGGACGACGAAGAGGGCAGGGCGAAGCCCAAGAGGATGACGGCCCGGCGCACCGACGGGAGCGAGTTCCCCGTCGAGGTCACCGCCGCACACCTCGACGGCCGCGACGCCTACCGCGAGCCGCAGCCCGCGTACACCGGCGACGAGCTGCTGATGCTGGTCGTACGGGACCTCTCGCAGACCGTGGACACCGAGGCCGAGCTCGCCCGCTCCCAGCGCCAGACCGAGATGATCCTGCGCGCCGCCGCGGAAGGCGTGGTGGGCACGGACACCGACGGCCGGGTCGTGCTCGTCAACCCGGCCGCCGCGCAGATCCTCGGCTACCGGGCCACCGATCTCGGCAACCGCGAGCTGCACGGGCTGATCCAGCACTCGCGCGCGGACGGTTCGCCGTTCCCCTTCGAGGAATCCCCGTTGGCCGACACCCTGCGCAGCGGCCGCAAGCACCGGGTGCGCAGCCAGGTGCTGTGGAACAAGGCCGGGCAGCCGGTCTCCGTCGACCTGACCACCTCGCCCGTACGGGACGGCGAGCTGCTCGTCGGCGCCGTCATGACCTTCACCGACCGGCGCCCGTACGACGCCCTCGCCGCGCGGCACGCCCAGTTGCTGGCGGTCCTCGGCGAGTCGCTGCGCGGGCCGCTGGAGGAACTGCGCGGGGAGCTGGCGACGCTGGCCGCCGATGACGCGGGCCAGCTGTGGCCCGAGGCGAACCAGTTGCTGCACCACCTGGCGGCCGGTTACTCGCGGATGACCACCCTCGTGGACAACGTGCTGGGCTACCAGCGGCTGGACGCGGGCAGCGACAAGCTCGCCAAGGAAAAGACGCTGATCAACAAGGTCGTCGCGGCCGGTGTCGACGGCGCAGTGGAGCTGATCGGCCCCGGCCGGGCGCAGTTCGCCGTGCACGCGCCGACGATCGAGGCCGAGGTGGACGGGGAGCGGATCGCGACGGCGCTCGCGCACCTGGTCGCCGATGTCGCCGGGGTGGACGCCACGGGCAAGACCCGCCAGGGCAGCGGATACAGCGACTCGACGATCGTCGTGGCCGCCGCGCAGCGCGGTGACGTCGTACGGATCGAGGTGCGCGGGCCCTACGAAGGCGGCAACCCGGTGCACGAGCCGATCGTGCGGGGCATCGTGGCCGCGCACGGCGGTGTCCTCCAGACCGTCGACGTGCCCGGTGCGCCGGGCGGCACCTACGTTCTGGAGCTTCCGCTGGGTGCGGGAGCCGGAACGGTGACGCTGCCGGACCCGGAACCCGAGTCCGAGCCCGAGCCGGTGGAGCCTCCGGCCGCCGGGGCCGGGGCGAAGCCGGACGGTGGGGACGGCGCCGGAGCCAGGGGCGAGTCCGGGGGACGACGGGCCCGGCGCGGGGTGGACGCGTTCCTGGACGACGCCGACGGGGCGAAGCCGCGCGAGGGCGGGGGCGCGCTCGCGCTGTCGTCGGGGCGGCGCCGCGCGGACGGCACTCTCGACGGTGCCGGCCCGGGCGGCCCCGAGCTGGCCCAGTCCCCGGTGAACCCGGCCGGGCTGGGTACCGGGCGCAGGCGTGGCCGGGACGGCGACGGCAGTGCGGACCACCACGACGGGCCGGACGCTTCCCGGCGCCCCGGCGGTCCGCAGCCCGTGGCCCCGCAGCCGGCTCCCTCCCAGCCCGTGTCCGCTCAGCCCGCGGTTCCCCAGCCCGCGCCGCAGCAGCCCGTGCCCCCGCAGGGGACCGGGATGCCGGCGCTGCCGCCCGTGCCCCCGGTGCCGCCCGTTCCGCTGACCCAGCATCCGGCGGGCCGCCGCCGCGCGTTGGGCCCGGCGGCGCCGGCCGGCCCGGCAGCGGGACCGTTCGCGCAGCAGGGCGGTCCGGTTCCCGCGACCGGGCTCGCGGCTCCCGTTCCCCAGCGCCCCATCGCCCCGGAAGGCGGCTTCGCGCTGCCCGCCGGACCCACTCCCGCCCCGGCCCCCGGAGCGGTCGCTGCCTCGGCCGCCGGAGCCGTTCCCGCCCCGGCCGAGGCCGGCCCGGATGCTCCGGCCGGCCGCCGTGGGCGTCGCGTGCTCGGTGCCCCCGTGGCCGACGCCCCCGAAGCCGCCCCCGCGGCCGCCCCGGAGGCACCCGGGCCGGTACCGCCGACCGGGCGGCGCCGGGCACTGCCCGAGGCACCCGCCTGGCCGGTGCCCGCGGCCCGTACCGCTTCCGAGGACGGCGGGCCCGAGGCGGGTACGGGCGCGGGCCCCGCCCCCGTACCCGCTGCCCGACAGCCGCAGGACGGTCCGTCGGAGGCCGCGCAGCCGATCAGCGTGCGCGCTCTCGGCACGCTCGGCCAGGGCATCTCGGTGGACGCCGGCGGCTCCGGCCGCCGCCGTCGGCTCTCCGAGCCCGCGCCCCAGGGTCGCGCCTTCGCCATAGGGGCCCCCGAGGCGGGCTCCGCCGAGGGGCCCGAGCCGCTCGACGGCCCCGGCGGCGCGGTCGAGGTGGTCAACCGGCCCGTCCCGCTGCCCGTGGACGACGAACTTCCGCCGGAGCCGCTGGACAACCCGCGGCGGCTGCTGGTGTGGCCCGCGCCCGATGCCCAGACCCAGCAGGCACTCAGCGACCGCGGCTACCGCCCGGTGATCGTGCACTCCCGCGAGGAGGTGGACGCGCAGATCGCGGCGTTCCCCGCCGCCTTGTTCGTGGACCCGCTGACCGGGCCCATCACCCGCACCGCCCTCCAGTCGCTGCGTCAGGCCGCGGTTGCCGCGGAGGTCCCCGTCCTGGTCACGGCCGGGCTCGGGCACGCCACGCGCGAAGCCGCGTACGGCGCCGACCCGGCCGTGCTGCTCAAAGCGCTCGCACCGCGCGACAGCGAGCAGCACCCCTCACGGGTGCTGTTGATCGAGGAGCACGACGAGATCGCCACGGCGCTGACCGCCGCCCTGGAGCGGCGCGGCATGCAGGTCGCCCGGGCGGGCGCCGACACCGACGCCGTGGAGCTGGCCACCCGGGTGCGGCCCAACCTCGTCGTCATGGACCTGATGCAGGTGCGCCGCCGCCGGGCCGGGATCGTGGACTGGCTGCGCGCCAACGGGCAGCTGAACCGCACCCCGCTCGTCGTCTACACGGCCACCGGGATCGACCCGGCCGAACTGCCGCGGCTGGCCTCCGGCGAGAGCGTGCTGTTCCTCGCCGAACGGTCCACGACCGCCGATGTCCAGGGCCGCATCGTGGACCTGCTGGCCAAGATCGGCACCAACTAG
- a CDS encoding antibiotic biosynthesis monooxygenase has protein sequence MAITDTTEHSVPADNGEVSLLIARQVEPGHEEDFEAWARGILETAARFPDHLGYGLFRPAAEGAPWFLVHRFRHQAAFEAWQKSAERAAFFANCQGHHHHEIARRELHGMETWFAKPGTTRPAPPRWKMVISSGLAIFPISLLGNAVLGPYLVDLPFVLRTAAFTVVFSTLMTYVAMPAVSRLLRPWLTRG, from the coding sequence ATGGCCATCACCGACACGACCGAGCACAGCGTTCCCGCCGACAACGGTGAGGTGAGTCTCCTCATCGCCCGGCAGGTCGAGCCCGGCCACGAGGAGGACTTCGAGGCGTGGGCGCGCGGGATCCTGGAGACCGCCGCGCGCTTCCCGGACCACCTCGGGTACGGGTTGTTCCGGCCCGCGGCGGAGGGTGCTCCCTGGTTCCTGGTGCACCGCTTCCGTCACCAGGCCGCCTTCGAGGCCTGGCAGAAGTCGGCGGAGCGCGCCGCGTTCTTCGCCAACTGCCAAGGTCACCACCACCACGAGATAGCGCGGCGCGAGCTGCACGGCATGGAGACCTGGTTCGCGAAGCCGGGCACGACCCGGCCCGCGCCGCCCCGCTGGAAGATGGTGATCAGCTCGGGGCTGGCCATCTTCCCGATCTCGCTGCTCGGCAACGCGGTGCTGGGTCCGTACCTGGTGGACCTGCCCTTCGTACTGCGGACGGCCGCTTTCACGGTCGTGTTCAGCACCCTGATGACCTACGTGGCCATGCCCGCCGTCAGCAGGCTGCTGCGGCCATGGCTCACGCGCGGCTGA
- a CDS encoding long-chain fatty acid--CoA ligase encodes MLSTMQDVQLNISRILEHGRRVHGTSTVTTWTGEAEPHRRTFAEIGDRAAQLANALRDELGVEPGSVLATLMWNNAEHVEAYFAIPSMGAVLHTLNLRLPPEQLVFIVNHAADRVVLVNGTLLPLLAPLLPHLPTVEHVVVSGIGDRSVLDGLDVRVHDYEELLAGRSDHYDWPELDERQAAAMCYTSGTTGDPKGVVYSHRSIYLHSMQVNMAESMGLTDRDTSLVVVPQFHVNAWGLPHATFMTGINLLMPDRFLQPAPLAEMIEREKPTHAAAVPTIWQGLLAEVTARPRDLTSMKQVTIGGAACPPSLMEAYEKLGVRLCHAWGMTETSPLGTMAHPPAGLSAEEELPYRITQGRFPAGVEARLIGPGGDRLPWDGESAGELEVRGTWIAGAYYGGVSGEPLRPADKFSADGWLKTGDVGVISADGYLTLTDRAKDVIKSGGEWISSVELENALMAHPEVAEAAVVAVPDDKWGERPLATVVLKDGATVDYTGLRIFLGQSIARWQLPERWTFIESVPKTSVGKFDKKVIRRQYADGELDVTKLD; translated from the coding sequence GTGCTCAGCACCATGCAGGATGTACAGCTCAACATCAGCCGGATTCTGGAGCATGGCCGGAGAGTCCACGGCACGTCGACCGTGACGACATGGACCGGGGAGGCAGAGCCCCACCGCCGGACGTTCGCCGAGATCGGCGACCGCGCCGCACAGCTCGCCAACGCCCTCCGCGATGAGCTGGGCGTCGAGCCGGGAAGTGTTCTGGCGACACTGATGTGGAACAACGCCGAGCACGTCGAGGCGTACTTCGCGATCCCCTCCATGGGCGCCGTCCTGCACACGCTCAACCTGCGGCTCCCTCCCGAGCAGCTGGTCTTCATCGTCAACCACGCAGCTGACCGGGTGGTGCTCGTCAACGGCACCCTCCTGCCGCTCCTCGCGCCGCTGCTGCCGCACCTGCCCACCGTCGAGCACGTGGTCGTCTCCGGCATCGGTGACCGTTCGGTGCTCGACGGCCTCGACGTGCGCGTGCACGACTACGAGGAACTGCTGGCCGGACGCTCCGACCACTACGACTGGCCCGAGCTGGACGAGCGCCAGGCTGCGGCCATGTGCTACACCTCGGGCACCACCGGTGACCCCAAGGGTGTCGTCTACTCACACCGCTCGATCTACCTGCACTCCATGCAGGTCAACATGGCGGAGTCGATGGGGCTGACCGACCGGGACACGTCCCTGGTCGTGGTCCCCCAGTTCCACGTGAACGCCTGGGGCCTGCCCCACGCCACCTTCATGACCGGGATCAACCTGCTGATGCCGGACCGCTTCCTGCAGCCCGCCCCGCTCGCCGAGATGATCGAGCGGGAGAAGCCGACGCACGCCGCGGCCGTCCCCACCATCTGGCAGGGGCTGCTCGCCGAGGTCACCGCGCGCCCCCGCGACCTGACCTCGATGAAGCAGGTCACCATCGGAGGCGCGGCCTGCCCGCCGTCCCTGATGGAGGCGTACGAGAAACTGGGCGTGCGCCTGTGCCACGCGTGGGGCATGACCGAGACCTCCCCGCTCGGCACGATGGCGCACCCTCCGGCCGGCCTGAGCGCCGAGGAGGAGTTGCCGTACCGGATCACCCAGGGCCGCTTCCCCGCGGGTGTCGAGGCACGTCTGATCGGCCCCGGCGGTGACCGCCTGCCGTGGGACGGCGAGTCGGCCGGCGAGCTGGAGGTGCGCGGCACGTGGATCGCGGGCGCCTACTACGGCGGCGTGTCCGGCGAACCGCTGCGCCCGGCGGACAAGTTCAGCGCGGACGGCTGGCTCAAGACCGGTGATGTGGGCGTGATCAGCGCCGACGGCTACCTGACGCTGACCGACCGGGCCAAGGACGTCATCAAGTCGGGCGGCGAGTGGATCTCCAGCGTCGAGCTGGAGAACGCACTGATGGCGCACCCGGAGGTGGCCGAGGCGGCGGTGGTCGCCGTACCCGACGACAAGTGGGGTGAGCGGCCGCTGGCGACCGTCGTCCTCAAGGACGGCGCGACCGTGGACTACACGGGTCTGCGCATCTTCCTGGGCCAGTCGATCGCCAGGTGGCAGCTGCCCGAGCGCTGGACGTTCATCGAGTCCGTGCCGAAGACCAGCGTCGGCAAGTTCGACAAGAAGGTCATCCGCAGGCAGTACGCGGACGGCGAGCTGGACGTGACGAAGCTCGACTGA
- a CDS encoding SigE family RNA polymerase sigma factor: MTSPVCTLASNPTSYPSFSAYVRTRGTTLMRTARSLTANPCDAEDLLQTALAKTYAAWDRIEDHRALDGYVRRALVNTRTSQWRKRKVDEFCCEEIPEVEQEPSTDAAEAQALRDAMWRAVTRLPDRQRAMVVLRYYEDLTEAQTAELLGVSVGTVKSAVSRALGKLREDPELAPVR; this comes from the coding sequence ATGACCTCGCCTGTCTGCACGCTCGCCTCGAACCCGACGTCGTACCCGTCGTTCTCGGCGTACGTCAGGACCCGCGGCACGACCCTGATGCGCACCGCGCGCTCGCTCACCGCCAACCCCTGCGACGCCGAGGACCTGCTGCAGACGGCCCTCGCCAAGACCTACGCCGCCTGGGACCGCATCGAGGACCACCGGGCACTGGACGGATACGTCAGGCGGGCCCTGGTCAACACCCGCACCTCCCAGTGGCGCAAGCGCAAGGTCGACGAATTCTGCTGCGAGGAGATCCCGGAAGTCGAGCAGGAGCCGTCCACGGACGCCGCGGAGGCGCAGGCACTGCGCGACGCGATGTGGCGTGCGGTGACCCGGCTGCCGGACCGACAGCGGGCGATGGTGGTCCTGCGTTATTACGAGGACCTCACTGAGGCGCAGACCGCCGAGCTGCTCGGAGTCTCCGTCGGCACGGTCAAGAGCGCCGTCTCCCGTGCCCTCGGAAAGCTCCGCGAGGACCCGGAACTCGCCCCGGTCCGCTGA